A window of the Acidithiobacillus thiooxidans ATCC 19377 genome harbors these coding sequences:
- the trbL gene encoding P-type conjugative transfer protein TrbL, whose protein sequence is MRGRTGNQKIPAIALIVGVLLLFAALPADAATGATSGILSAFSQVVTGWYGKILIVSEEIFFTLFGIDFVYLVAQWMIGGKDVHEILTSFVKKLITIGFWYTLLLHSQQFLHWIYGGFEQTGVEAGGAVNVTASSLLGEMMKIWTELLQGPYDAKSHGFLYDISHVGSIMISGLLGDLLGLFTALVMLFIVVYMVIEFFTVQLEAMLVGSIGAILLGFSGSRWTVQHADGFIKYALSVGVRLLVLTLWMGFITKEIPQSIELLMKNSGLGLESGTHLAGLFELYGEILVFFLLVGWLTKKLPGIAASVLSGSSSLGGGELMGAAVGGAALAAGGAAVLATGGAALAAGGASGAMTASEAVAASGGVGGAGEMGAAAGNAAETAGGGAGGMGNGLADSGMADTGNASSNSPASPAPVTEAETESIRRQLARMKSSDRTASSTGPASGTETADAMRGEAQPKPEQKPLHERAMEWIDSREKDAHFVEQHVVPGEHETVSVSAEGNKLSHSE, encoded by the coding sequence ATGCGCGGCAGGACAGGAAACCAGAAAATCCCGGCCATCGCCCTGATCGTCGGGGTACTGCTCCTGTTTGCCGCACTGCCTGCGGATGCCGCGACGGGGGCCACTTCTGGCATCCTGTCGGCATTCAGTCAAGTGGTGACGGGTTGGTATGGTAAAATCCTAATTGTGTCGGAGGAAATTTTCTTTACGCTCTTCGGGATCGATTTCGTATACCTGGTGGCTCAGTGGATGATCGGTGGCAAGGACGTGCATGAGATTCTCACATCCTTTGTCAAGAAACTCATCACGATTGGTTTCTGGTACACGCTCCTGCTGCACAGCCAGCAGTTCCTGCACTGGATATATGGAGGTTTCGAGCAGACTGGCGTGGAGGCGGGCGGGGCCGTCAATGTCACGGCGTCTTCCCTGCTCGGCGAAATGATGAAAATCTGGACAGAACTGCTCCAGGGTCCCTATGACGCCAAGTCACATGGCTTCCTTTACGATATCAGCCATGTCGGATCGATCATGATTTCCGGATTGCTGGGCGACCTGCTGGGACTCTTTACGGCGCTGGTCATGCTGTTCATCGTGGTGTACATGGTCATCGAGTTCTTTACCGTCCAGCTTGAAGCCATGCTGGTAGGCAGCATCGGTGCCATCCTGCTGGGCTTTTCGGGCAGTCGCTGGACGGTGCAGCATGCTGACGGATTCATCAAGTATGCCCTTTCCGTGGGCGTCCGCCTGCTGGTATTGACGCTCTGGATGGGCTTTATTACCAAGGAAATACCGCAAAGCATAGAACTCCTGATGAAGAATTCCGGGCTGGGCCTCGAATCCGGTACGCACCTGGCCGGATTGTTCGAGCTCTATGGCGAAATTTTGGTCTTCTTCCTGCTCGTGGGCTGGCTCACCAAGAAACTGCCGGGCATTGCGGCGAGTGTGCTGTCGGGATCGTCGAGCCTGGGCGGTGGAGAACTTATGGGTGCGGCAGTTGGTGGTGCGGCATTGGCTGCGGGTGGAGCAGCGGTCCTGGCTACCGGTGGAGCGGCCCTGGCTGCGGGTGGTGCCAGCGGTGCCATGACCGCATCGGAAGCGGTGGCGGCCAGTGGTGGCGTGGGTGGCGCCGGGGAGATGGGCGCTGCCGCTGGAAATGCGGCTGAAACAGCCGGTGGCGGCGCTGGCGGCATGGGCAATGGACTTGCCGACAGCGGCATGGCGGACACCGGGAATGCGTCCAGCAACAGCCCGGCTTCGCCAGCGCCGGTAACAGAGGCGGAAACAGAATCCATCCGTCGGCAACTCGCGCGGATGAAATCGTCTGATAGGACTGCGTCCAGCACCGGACCTGCATCTGGCACCGAGACTGCAGATGCAATGAGAGGAGAAGCGCAGCCGAAGCCGGAGCAGAAGCCGTTGCATGAGCGTGCCATGGAATGGATTGATAGCAGGGAGAAAGATGCGCATTTCGTGGAGCAGCATGTGGTGCCTGGAGAACACGAGACAGTCTCGGTTAGTGCAGAGGGCAATAAGTTGAGCCATTCCGAGTAA
- a CDS encoding conjugal transfer protein TrbJ: MQTNHKKIFLAIALMLSPVSAFAGTLTGGATMPEQIVQEVTLIQSKVTQSEQLVNMIQRYENMIQNMVTLPQTMLNQIMQPVDQLYGVVQQAEALSTAGANIANQFQNLHATFNPQITAEYTQQYESITEGLNKAIDTALKSANLNPNEFQTQAQAQQAVDKAMQNPNSRNAILQAATEVGQATNSAMVQLQQTTQQYQTMQAAWRKKQLMQQEEQKEVNQKMNNDLNGTGQTPTYHLPSFSW; this comes from the coding sequence ATGCAAACTAATCACAAAAAAATCTTTCTGGCGATAGCTTTGATGCTTTCGCCGGTTTCTGCTTTTGCAGGCACCTTGACGGGTGGCGCGACGATGCCCGAACAGATCGTGCAGGAAGTGACACTGATCCAGTCGAAAGTCACGCAGTCGGAACAGCTGGTCAACATGATCCAGCGTTACGAGAACATGATCCAGAACATGGTGACGCTGCCGCAGACCATGTTAAACCAGATTATGCAACCTGTTGATCAGCTTTATGGGGTGGTGCAGCAGGCGGAAGCCCTGAGCACGGCGGGAGCGAATATCGCCAACCAGTTCCAGAATCTGCACGCCACGTTCAATCCGCAGATCACGGCGGAGTACACACAGCAATATGAGAGCATTACCGAAGGGCTGAACAAGGCCATCGATACAGCCCTGAAGTCAGCGAATCTGAACCCCAACGAGTTCCAGACCCAGGCGCAGGCGCAACAGGCAGTGGACAAGGCCATGCAGAACCCCAATTCGCGCAACGCCATTTTGCAGGCGGCAACGGAAGTGGGACAGGCGACGAATTCCGCCATGGTGCAACTGCAGCAGACGACGCAACAGTACCAGACCATGCAGGCTGCCTGGCGGAAGAAACAGCTCATGCAGCAGGAGGAGCAGAAAGAGGTCAATCAGAAAATGAATAATGACCTCAATGGAACCGGGCAGACGCCAACCTATCATTTGCCCAGTTTCAGTTGGTGA
- the istA gene encoding IS21 family transposase has product MKAIIEILRLHAAGCSQRQIARACGLSKGAVGKYLQRATEARIGWPLSEGLTVVEVEQRLNPRRQPLPASRPVPPDLAQIHTELRRKGVTLQLLWEEYVATHPDERTYQYAQFCVHYRSWKARLKTSMRQQHVAGEKLFIDYAGPTVAVVDPGTGEIRQAQIFVAVLGASSYTYCEATWSQSLPDFLGSHVRAFRYFGGVPTLLVPDNLKAAVTKASRYEPEINRSYRDLATHYGTVVLPTRPYKPQDKAKVEVGVQVVERWILARLRHFQFFSLMELNREIRRLLEDLNQRPFKRLPGSRQSVFESLDRPALQPLPAQDYVYALWKSAKVSIDSHVAYQGHFYSVPYRLVSVRVDLRVSARTVEIFHQQQRVASHPRQTLQGRYSTVPEHLPKAYQQHREWSPGRLLNWALSIGPATRDVVRWQLARRAHPEQGYRSCLGLLSYSRRYGKERLDAACARALKIGSPTTRSIQSILKQGMDQVQESPSPTTPLPTHDNIRGPHYYQ; this is encoded by the coding sequence ATGAAAGCGATTATCGAGATCCTGCGATTACATGCCGCCGGCTGTAGCCAGCGGCAAATAGCCCGGGCCTGCGGGCTGTCCAAGGGGGCCGTGGGCAAGTATCTGCAACGGGCGACGGAAGCCCGGATCGGCTGGCCGCTGTCGGAGGGGCTGACGGTCGTGGAGGTAGAACAGCGGCTGAACCCGCGCCGCCAGCCCCTCCCGGCGTCCCGGCCGGTCCCGCCCGACCTGGCGCAGATCCATACGGAGTTACGGCGCAAGGGCGTGACCCTGCAACTGCTCTGGGAGGAGTATGTAGCCACCCATCCGGATGAGCGCACCTATCAGTATGCGCAGTTCTGTGTCCATTACCGTAGCTGGAAAGCCCGCCTCAAAACCAGCATGCGGCAACAGCATGTGGCGGGCGAAAAACTCTTCATTGATTATGCCGGGCCTACGGTTGCGGTCGTGGACCCGGGCACCGGCGAGATCCGGCAGGCGCAGATTTTTGTGGCGGTGCTGGGGGCTTCCAGCTATACCTACTGCGAGGCCACCTGGAGCCAGAGTCTGCCGGACTTCCTGGGCTCCCATGTCCGGGCCTTCCGGTACTTCGGCGGAGTGCCGACTCTCCTGGTCCCCGACAATCTCAAGGCGGCGGTCACCAAGGCCTCCCGCTATGAACCCGAGATCAACCGCAGCTATCGGGATCTGGCCACCCATTACGGGACCGTAGTGCTTCCGACACGCCCCTACAAACCCCAGGACAAGGCGAAGGTCGAGGTCGGCGTACAAGTGGTGGAGCGCTGGATTCTGGCGCGTCTACGCCACTTCCAGTTCTTCTCGCTGATGGAGCTCAACAGGGAGATCCGCCGCCTGCTGGAGGACCTCAATCAACGGCCCTTCAAGCGCCTGCCCGGCAGCCGCCAAAGCGTCTTTGAATCCTTGGACCGGCCCGCCCTACAGCCCTTGCCCGCACAGGACTATGTGTATGCGCTCTGGAAAAGCGCCAAGGTGAGTATCGACTCCCATGTGGCCTATCAGGGGCATTTTTACTCGGTACCCTATCGTCTGGTCAGTGTGCGGGTTGACCTGCGGGTCAGTGCCCGGACGGTAGAAATCTTCCACCAGCAACAGCGGGTGGCCAGCCATCCCCGCCAGACTCTGCAAGGGCGTTACAGCACCGTCCCGGAACACCTGCCCAAAGCCTACCAGCAACACCGGGAATGGTCCCCGGGACGGCTCCTGAATTGGGCCCTGTCCATTGGCCCTGCGACCCGGGACGTAGTGCGCTGGCAACTGGCGCGGCGCGCCCATCCCGAACAAGGCTACCGATCCTGTCTGGGCCTGCTCAGCTACTCCCGGCGCTATGGCAAGGAACGCCTCGATGCCGCCTGTGCCCGGGCGCTGAAGATCGGTTCTCCGACGACCCGGAGCATCCAGTCCATCCTGAAGCAGGGGATG
- a CDS encoding EexN family lipoprotein has protein sequence MHIWKLFVLCLAVFALAGCSSSTIEKVKVHSEAYYVKHPKALKRANAWCNLKHLSRSQATDCENAQAAAIDKNSPHLPHFSW, from the coding sequence ATGCATATCTGGAAACTGTTCGTTCTCTGTCTCGCGGTCTTTGCGCTCGCCGGTTGTTCTTCTTCCACGATAGAAAAGGTCAAGGTGCATTCCGAAGCTTATTATGTGAAGCATCCCAAGGCCCTGAAGCGTGCCAATGCATGGTGCAATCTGAAGCATCTCAGCCGGTCCCAGGCTACCGATTGTGAAAACGCACAGGCCGCAGCCATCGACAAGAATTCACCACATTTGCCCCATTTCAGCTGGTAA